In Roseibium algicola, the DNA window ATGACCATCCTCCCTGAAGCATCCCGCCAGCAGATGGGAACGGGATGCCAAAAACGTCTTGAGACCAATCTGGTCCCCTCCGCCAAATGGGGGGAAGGCACGGTGACCGGTTGATTTTGGCCGTATCAAAACCGGAAACGGTTTGCCGTGCAATTGGTCATTGGCGGGGGTATCCCCTTAGACGATCCACCCTGCACGCCTTGTCAGGCAAGAAGGCCGACAATTCCATCATAAGTCAGCTTGGCGCCGATCACGCCCATGAAGATATAGATGATGGCGTAGAACATTTCCGCCTTGACGATGCGCACCAGCCAGACGCCGACAAGAGTTGCCACCAGCGCAACTGGAAACAGCGTGACGGAAGTCGACAGGTTGGTGGCGTCGAATTGTCCCAGCAGGAAATAAGGCACCAGCTTGATCGCATTCACGGTGGCGAAAAAGATGACCGCCGTTCCGGCAAACAGCATGGGCGCCATGCGCAGCGGCAGCATGTACATCTGAAAGGGTGGACCGCCGGTGTGGCTGATGAAGCTGGTGAAGCCTGCCATCATGCCCCAGAACGTGCCTTTCGGCAGATTGTGGCCGCTCGCGGTGGTGATCTTGCGCTGCTTGAAGAGATAATCGGCGACGAACGCCAGGGACATTATGCCGATCAGGAAGATGACGAAGGAGTCGTTGACATAGGCGGCCGTGGCCCAGCCGATGCCAATGCCCATCACGGCCGCAGGCAGCAGAATGCTGAGGGTTTTCCAGTCAGCACGGCCGCGATAGGCAATCAGCGCGACAATGTCCATCACGATCAGGATCGGCAACATGATGCCGGCGGCCTGCAGCGGTGAAATGACGAGCGCCATGATCGGCACTCCAAGCATGGCGAAGGTGCCGCCGAACCCGCCCTTGGACAGGCCGACCAGAAAGACCGACGGAATGGCGGCTGCATAGAACCAGGGATCAGTAATTGGGATCATGTGCTGAGAAACGCGAGGAGTAGAACGGACAGGCCCGGCAGACAATCATGCCAGAGTGCTTACGTAAAGTCCCGAAGGCCGAATTGCCTATAAGCGGAGGCTTGCAATTTCGGGTGCCCTTACAGCACTCTAGGCCTCAAAAGCCGGAGCTGTGTCTCCGGGCTTGTGTTTGGGAGGACATTGTCATGGCAAGCCGGTATCACGAGATCTACCAGGGCTGGAAACAGGATCCGCTCGGGTTCTGGAAAGAGGCCGCTGAGGAAATCGACTGGGTCTCGACGGGCGACAAGGTGTTCGATCCCGATCAGGGGCAATATGGCCGCTGGTATCCGGATTGGGAGTGCAACACCTGCTACAATTGCCTGGACCGGCACGTGGAGCGCGGTCGTCCCGGCCAGCCGGCACTTATCTACGACAGCCCGATTACCGGACGGACGGCAAGCTACACCTATGCGGAGCTTCTGGAAGAAGTGGAGGCCATGGCCTGCGTTCTGGCCGACCAGGGCCTCGTCAAGGGCGACCGGGCCATCATCTACATGCCGATGATCCCCCAGGCCGTGATGGCGATGCTGGCTTGCGCGCGTCTTGGTGTCATTCATTCCGTCGTCTTCGGCGGGTTCGCCGCAAACGAGCTGGCAACGCGAATCGATGATGCAACCCCGAAGGCAATCATCGCAGCGTCCTGCGGCATCGAGCCGGGCCGCGTCATTGCCTACAAGCCCCTGATCGATCAGGCCATCGACATTGCCAGGCACAAGCCGGACAGCTGCCTCGTCTTCCAGCGCGAGGAACTGACGGCGGACCTGAAAGCGGGCAGGGACCACGATCTCGGAACTCTTCAGGCAGATGCTGTCGCGGCCGGGCGCAGGATCGCACCGGTTCCGGTGAAGGCAACCGAC includes these proteins:
- a CDS encoding sulfite exporter TauE/SafE family protein, translated to MIPITDPWFYAAAIPSVFLVGLSKGGFGGTFAMLGVPIMALVISPLQAAGIMLPILIVMDIVALIAYRGRADWKTLSILLPAAVMGIGIGWATAAYVNDSFVIFLIGIMSLAFVADYLFKQRKITTASGHNLPKGTFWGMMAGFTSFISHTGGPPFQMYMLPLRMAPMLFAGTAVIFFATVNAIKLVPYFLLGQFDATNLSTSVTLFPVALVATLVGVWLVRIVKAEMFYAIIYIFMGVIGAKLTYDGIVGLLA